DNA sequence from the Luteolibacter sp. Y139 genome:
TCCCACCACCGGCCATCCACGTCGTGAAGCCATACGCATTGTGATCGCGCCCCGTCCCCTCGGCATACTCCGCCGTCGGCTGACGACCGAATTCACCACCCCAAATAATCAGCGTCTCATCCAACAGACCGCGCTGCTTCAAATCCTGAATCAAACCCGCAATCGGCTTGTCCGTATTCCCCGCATGGAACTCGTGGTTCTTCACGAGATCCCCATGGGCATCCCAGTTGTCGTCATTATGAGCCCCACCGGAGTAAATCTGGATGAAACGAGTACCACGCTCCACGAGCCGCCGCGCCAAAATGCACTTCCTCGCAAAGTCATCCGTCCGGCTGCCATCCATCCCATAGAGCTTCTTGATGTGCTCCGGCTCGCTCTCCACGTCGATCGCCTCCGGCGCAGTCGCCTGCATCCGATACGCGAGCTCATACGAAGCAATCCGCGCGGACAGGTCGCTATTATGCTCGCGCCCCTTCATGTGGCCGCGGTTGATATCGCCCAGAAAATCCAGCAGCGAACGCTGCTGCACCCGATCCATCCCGGGCCGGTTCTCCAAATTCAAAATCGGATTCCCCTGCGAACGAAATACCACACCCTGATAGCTCGCCGGCATGTAGCCACTGCTCCAATTCTTCGCACCGGAGATCGGCCCACCGGTCTTGTCCAGCATCACCACGTACCCAGGCAGATTCTCATTGAGCGAGCCGAGACCATAGTTGACCCACGATCCGAGCGAAGGCTTACCGCTGAGCAACGAGCCGCTGTTCATCATCAGCATCGCCGAGCCATGGATCGGCGAATCCGCAGTCATCGAGTGGATGAAAGCAATGTCATCAACACAGCCGCCGATGTTAGGAAACAGCTCCGAGACCCACTTCCCCGATTGGCCATACTGGCGAAACTGCCACTTCGGCCCCACCACGCGCCCTTCGTTCTTCTTGCCACCGCGGCCGAAGGTCTTGATCGGCACCGTCTTGCCATCCAGCGGATACATCTTCGGCTTGTAGTCGAAGGTATCCATGTGGCTCGGCCCGCCATACATGAAGAGAAAGATCACCGACTTCGCCTTCGCCGGCAGCTGCGGCTGCTTCGGAGCCAGCGGATTGTCATAACCCGCTTCGCTCGCGAACACCCCATCGCGCGACATCATGCCAGCCAACGCCAGCGAAGTGAATCCGCCACCGATCTGGTGAAGGAATTCACGGCGATGAACGCGGCCGCAAAAGTTGCCGGTGGGTGGACGCAGGATCATGGCTAGTCGAGATAGAAGAATTCGTTGAAGCTGAAGACCGCCACCGCGAAGCGTTGCAGCGCCACTTCAGGCGTGAGCTTGCTCTCGGTCTTGAGCTTGTTGATGAAGGCCAGCGAGCGAACGACCTCGCTCTCATCCGGCTCGCGCGAAATCACCAGTTCGAAAGCCCGCTTCACCTGCGCCTGCAAATCCCCCGGATGCTCACGCTCAAGCCGACTCGCCAGCCGGGAGGCTTCGTCGTGAATGAACTCGCTGTTCATCATCGCCAGCGCCTGGGTCGGCACCGTGGTGGTAAAGCGCACCGGGCAAGAGTTGTCCGTATCCGCGAGGTCAAAGTCCGTGAACAGCGGCGGCAACAGCGAGCGCTTGATCTTCACGTAAATGCTCCGGCGATCCGCCTGATCCGGCGGACTCACGCCCCACTTGCCGCCCTTCGTCGAGGACGTGGCCAGCACCTCCTCGGGAATCGTCACGAACACACTCGGGCCGCTCATTTCCAAGTTCAGCTCACCCGTGCTGAGCAGGATCGAGTCGCGCAATTCCTCGGCACCCAGCCGCCGCGGATTGAAGCGCCAGAAAAGATCGTTGGCGGGATCCGCCGCCGCGTCCTTCGGGTCGGACGAAATCGAAAGCCGGTACGTCTTCGAGTTCAGCAGCAGCCGATGCATCGCCTTCACGCTCCAGCCCTTCGCAACAAACTCCGTCGCCAACCAATCGAGCAACTCGGGATGCGTCGCCTCCGTCCCGAGATAACCAAAGTCATTCGGCGTCGGACAGATGCCCCGGCCGAAATGATGCTCCCAGATCCGGTTCACCATCACCCGCGCCGTGCGCGGATTATCGGGACGGGTCATCCAGTTCGCGAGCGCGAGACGGCGACCGCTCGTCTTGGCATCAGCCGCCGGCGGAGACACCGAGGCCACCTCGCCACCCCAGATCGCAGGAAAGCCGGGCTGCACCTCATCGCCCTCGGCATGGGCACTGCCACGCAGCAGCACGTGCGTCGGCGGCGGCACCGGACCACTTTCCGTGATCACCATCGCCTCAACGCCTGGCGACTTCTTCAGCATCTCGATCTCTTCAAGCCGAGCCTGTCCCCGCCGGTAAAGCTCGCGGTCCTTGCGGCTCACCGCGCGATAGTCGCGATTCATCACCAGGTCGGACGGCGTGATCGCATCCACCTCCAGCCCCAGATCAAAGAACTGCCCACCGGCCGTCTGGTGAACGTGCACGGCCAGCACGTTGCGCCCGGTCTGCAGCGCCGCCATGAACTCGCGCGATGCGGTGATGCGCTCGTAGTCGCTCACATGATGCTCGCGCTGCAGCACCGGCTGGCCGTTCAGGAAAATCTCGATATCCTCGTCGTGATAAAGGTGCAGCAGCACCGACTTCGGAATCGCTTGCAGCCCGAAGGTCGTCTGAAGCCAGATGTCCGCGCTCGTCCACACGGTCTTGGCCTGCACACCCGGCGCCGCCGTGCCGAAGCCAGCGGCTCCCTGCTGCCAATTCGCGCGCTCGGCGCGGAAACTAACAGCCGACCAATCCTCAGCCGGCTTGGTGGTCGTATAGAACCAGGTCGTCGGACGCATCCGCGCATCGGTCACCAGCCAGCGATCCGGCGGCGCCATATTGTCCACTCGTCCCGCAACCTCGGGATTGGTGCGACGCACATTGACCAGCGCGTTTTCCTCGGAACGCGCCATCCCTTCCCGGATCCGCTTCTCCTCGGCACCGAGCTCAGCGAGTTGGTGGTCACGATTCTCAACCAGTTCGGGAGACTGGATATACTGCGTCTGCTTGCCCCCCTTCCCCATCGGCTCGATGCCGCGGAAGAAAGAGACGAACTTGTAATAATCCTTCTGCGGAATCGGGTCGCCCTTGTGATCATGGCAACGCGCACAACCCGCGGTCATGCCAAGAAATCCCTCGGTAACGGTGCGGACATTGTCATCCAGCACATCGAAGAAATGCTGCGGAGGATCCGCCGGATCATCGTCCCACGCCATCAGCCGCATCATGCCGGTCGCGATCTGCGAGTCGGCCGTCTTGTCGGGAAGCTCATCACCGGCAATCTGCTCGGCCACGAAGCGGTTGTAAGGCTTGTCCTGGTTGAAGGCGCGGATCACGTAGTCGCGATAGCGCCACACATACGGCTTGTCGTTGTCGCGCTCGAAGCCGTTCGACTCCGCATAGCGCACCACATCCAGCCAATGCCGCGCCCACTTCTCGCCATACTGCGGCGTATCGAGCAGGCGATCCACCTGCTTGCTCCACGCATCCGGCGAATTGTCCGCTTCAAAGGCCCGGATCTCTTCCAACGACGGCGGCAACCCCGTCAGATCGTACGATAAACGTCGTAGCAATGCCGCCTTGGATGCCTCGCCCACCGGCTTCAGCCCCTTCTCATCCAGCTTCGCCAGGATGAAAGCATCCACCGGATTCACCGCCCATGCGGGATCGGAAACCTTCGGCGGCTCATGCCGCTCCATCGGCCGGTAGGACCAGTGCGTCTTGGTCTTCTCATTGACCTCGGTCACGCCCGCGAGCGGATCGTGCACTTCCACCAGCACGTCGGCATCCTCCGGCGTCCACGGTGCCCCCATCTCCAGCCATCGGGCGATCTTCGCCTGATCGCCGTCATCCAGCTTGCCGCGCGGCGGCATCTGCAGGTCCTCGTTCTTGTATGAGAGCGCCTCCAGAATCAGGCTCTTCGCCGGCTCAGCCTCGTTGAAGACCGCCCCGAGCGCGCCCCCCTTCATCAGCCCCTTGCGGCTGATGAGCTGCAGGCCTCCTCGCACCTTCGGATGTCCCTTCTCATCGAGGCCGCCGTGGCACTTGAAGCAATTCTGCTCCAGGATCGGCTTCACCTCGTTGCGAAAGTACTCCACGCCCTCCGTCTCGGCCGCTCCCGACCGGGATGCAGCGAGACCCAGAGCAGAGAGACCGATGACCAGGGGTCGAATCATGCCATCTGAGACAGAACGGCCCCGAAGCGTCCTGAAATTTCATCTGCATGGGCTTTTACCACCGCTCCGAAAGAATCGAGCTGGCTGTCTGGAATGCGTGAGGACGGTGCGGTGATCCACAGCGCGGCAATCACGCCACCCGTGGCTCCCCGAATCGCGGCGCCGATGCAGGTCTGACCCTCCATCTCTTCCGCAAGGTCGAAGCCGTAGCCGCGCTCGCCGACCACCCTGAGATGCTCCAGGAAAGCCTCGTGCGTGGTGATCGTGTTCGCCGTGAAACGCGGCAGCTTCATCTTCATCACCCGCTGGACGCGTTCTTCCTCCGGCATCGCCGCCAGCATCGCCTTGCCCGGCGCGGCGGTGTGGAGGCAGAAGCGCGTGCCGGCATCCACGGCAAACTTGAAGTGATGCGTGCCGAGCGCCTGGTCGAGCACCACACCTTCGCCATCGATCATCGTGCCGAGCAGCGCGGTCTCACCGGTCGCATCGCGCAGGCGGCGCATCACATCGATGGACTTCTCGAAAAGGTTCGCATCCGTCACCGACATCGCTCCCAGCACCAGCAGGCGCGGCGTCAGGCGGTAGCGCTTGGTGCCTTCCACCTTTTCCAGGAACCCGCGGTTCTCCAGCGTCACCGCGATGCGGAAGGCGCTGTTCTTCGGGATCTTGAGTTCCACGCCGAGGTCACTCACGTTGATCCCCTCGGGACGGGAGCTCAAAAGCTCCAGCATCACGAGTGCACGGTCGAGATTCGGCACAATGTAGCGCGCGCGTGGATTATCGGCGCTGTTCTCCCAGTCAGATTCGTTTGTCATATCGAACGCGGTGCAAGCCCCTCATACCAAAAGGGGCACCCGTTTCCTTTCAAATCCGTAACCGGAAATCCATCACAAACCTACCCACTGGCGGCCCCACACGATCACAAAGGGCAGCGTGACGAGGCTGACCACTGTAGTAGCAATGACAATTTGCACGGCCACCCCCGGCCGCCCTCCGTAAACTTTTGCCAGCATGATGGGCGTCATGGCCGAGGGCATCGCTGCCTGAACCACCAGCACCTGCTTCAGCTCCACCGGTGCCGGCAGGAATTTCGCCGCCGCCAGCAGCATCAGCGGCAGCACCGCCAGCCGGACCACCACCCCGCTCAGCACGACTTTCAGCGACGGCCGCTCCGAAATGATCAGATCACTCACCAGCGCCCCGGTAATCAGCAGCGCCACCGGGAAAGCCCCCGCGCCGGTCCACGCCATCGCCTTTCTGATCGCCACTCCCACCATATTCCCGCCTCCAGCGTCCAGATAG
Encoded proteins:
- a CDS encoding PSD1 and planctomycete cytochrome C domain-containing protein, with the protein product MIRPLVIGLSALGLAASRSGAAETEGVEYFRNEVKPILEQNCFKCHGGLDEKGHPKVRGGLQLISRKGLMKGGALGAVFNEAEPAKSLILEALSYKNEDLQMPPRGKLDDGDQAKIARWLEMGAPWTPEDADVLVEVHDPLAGVTEVNEKTKTHWSYRPMERHEPPKVSDPAWAVNPVDAFILAKLDEKGLKPVGEASKAALLRRLSYDLTGLPPSLEEIRAFEADNSPDAWSKQVDRLLDTPQYGEKWARHWLDVVRYAESNGFERDNDKPYVWRYRDYVIRAFNQDKPYNRFVAEQIAGDELPDKTADSQIATGMMRLMAWDDDPADPPQHFFDVLDDNVRTVTEGFLGMTAGCARCHDHKGDPIPQKDYYKFVSFFRGIEPMGKGGKQTQYIQSPELVENRDHQLAELGAEEKRIREGMARSEENALVNVRRTNPEVAGRVDNMAPPDRWLVTDARMRPTTWFYTTTKPAEDWSAVSFRAERANWQQGAAGFGTAAPGVQAKTVWTSADIWLQTTFGLQAIPKSVLLHLYHDEDIEIFLNGQPVLQREHHVSDYERITASREFMAALQTGRNVLAVHVHQTAGGQFFDLGLEVDAITPSDLVMNRDYRAVSRKDRELYRRGQARLEEIEMLKKSPGVEAMVITESGPVPPPTHVLLRGSAHAEGDEVQPGFPAIWGGEVASVSPPAADAKTSGRRLALANWMTRPDNPRTARVMVNRIWEHHFGRGICPTPNDFGYLGTEATHPELLDWLATEFVAKGWSVKAMHRLLLNSKTYRLSISSDPKDAAADPANDLFWRFNPRRLGAEELRDSILLSTGELNLEMSGPSVFVTIPEEVLATSSTKGGKWGVSPPDQADRRSIYVKIKRSLLPPLFTDFDLADTDNSCPVRFTTTVPTQALAMMNSEFIHDEASRLASRLEREHPGDLQAQVKRAFELVISREPDESEVVRSLAFINKLKTESKLTPEVALQRFAVAVFSFNEFFYLD
- a CDS encoding DUF1501 domain-containing protein, whose amino-acid sequence is MILRPPTGNFCGRVHRREFLHQIGGGFTSLALAGMMSRDGVFASEAGYDNPLAPKQPQLPAKAKSVIFLFMYGGPSHMDTFDYKPKMYPLDGKTVPIKTFGRGGKKNEGRVVGPKWQFRQYGQSGKWVSELFPNIGGCVDDIAFIHSMTADSPIHGSAMLMMNSGSLLSGKPSLGSWVNYGLGSLNENLPGYVVMLDKTGGPISGAKNWSSGYMPASYQGVVFRSQGNPILNLENRPGMDRVQQRSLLDFLGDINRGHMKGREHNSDLSARIASYELAYRMQATAPEAIDVESEPEHIKKLYGMDGSRTDDFARKCILARRLVERGTRFIQIYSGGAHNDDNWDAHGDLVKNHEFHAGNTDKPIAGLIQDLKQRGLLDETLIIWGGEFGRQPTAEYAEGTGRDHNAYGFTTWMAGGGIKGGTTFGETDELGGEAVKDRVQVKNLHATVLKQMGLDPNHLTYFYGGLDQKLVGVEGADPIHEIIA
- a CDS encoding IclR family transcriptional regulator; translation: MTNESDWENSADNPRARYIVPNLDRALVMLELLSSRPEGINVSDLGVELKIPKNSAFRIAVTLENRGFLEKVEGTKRYRLTPRLLVLGAMSVTDANLFEKSIDVMRRLRDATGETALLGTMIDGEGVVLDQALGTHHFKFAVDAGTRFCLHTAAPGKAMLAAMPEEERVQRVMKMKLPRFTANTITTHEAFLEHLRVVGERGYGFDLAEEMEGQTCIGAAIRGATGGVIAALWITAPSSRIPDSQLDSFGAVVKAHADEISGRFGAVLSQMA